Proteins encoded in a region of the Macadamia integrifolia cultivar HAES 741 unplaced genomic scaffold, SCU_Mint_v3 scaffold711, whole genome shotgun sequence genome:
- the LOC122069779 gene encoding NDR1/HIN1-like protein 26: protein MSENGEIPIHTAPANQPKRRHTARARYYAHRVRESLTTRISKFVCSIFLVLLLVLGVVFFIVWLSVRPHRPRFHISTFSFPTLVQDNGFENAQVSFNVTIRNPNQDIGIYYYSMNSSLYYQEKRIGGEPLPLPSATLPYYQEPQSTMWISAQLGVPTSLVITDERWAALMADKANGKVWFRLELTSVIRFKVSTWEGKHHKMHASCQVVVGQDGMILPVSRDTRCPLYFS from the coding sequence ATGTCGGAAAACGGCGAAATACCAATTCACACTGCTCCGGCAAACCAGCCAAAGCGTCGCCACACAGCTCGGGCTCGCTATTATGCACACCGGGTGCGTGAAAGCCTGACGACACGTATCTCCAAATTCGTGTGCTCCATTTTCTTGGTTCTGCTTCTGGTTTTGGGTGTCGTCTTCTTCATCGTTTGGCTTAGCGTACGCCCACACCGGCCTAGGTTCCACATCAGTACTTTTTCCTTTCCGACCCTGGTACAAGATAACGGTTTCGAGAACGCTCAGGTATCGTTTAACGTTACGATCCGAAACCCGAACCAGGATATCGGGATTTATTACTATTCCATGAATAGTAGTCTGTATTATCAAGAGAAACGTATCGGAGGGGAGCCGTTACCGTTACCGTCAGCAACGCTCCCGTACTATCAGGAACCGCAGAGTACGATGTGGATAAGTGCGCAGTTGGGTGTGCCCACCTCTTTGGTGATAACAGATGAGCGGTGGGCGGCGTTAATGGCGGATAAGGCGAACGGAAAAGTGTGGTTTCGGTTGGAATTGACGTCGGTGATCCGGTTCAAAGTTTCCACGTGGGAAGGTAAGCACCATAAGATGCATGCCAGCTGTCAGGTTGTGGTGGGCCAGGATGGTATGATCTTGCCAGTCTCCAGAGATACGAGGTGCCCTCTTTATTTCAGTTGA